One Apostichopus japonicus isolate 1M-3 chromosome 7, ASM3797524v1, whole genome shotgun sequence genomic region harbors:
- the LOC139970197 gene encoding uncharacterized protein: MARSSAVNLTDIWKDRGISRNTKIHIMNALVFPIATYGSETWGLGAVDRKKIHAFEMWCWRRMLRISWKERKSNDFVKNQIGAKVTLCQKIDKNKLQYFGHISRREGDNLERNITQGHVEGQRKRGRPKVRWADGIKEITGMNICAAHRYAQDRSGWNVIINRVTKGQS, translated from the coding sequence ATGGCTAGATCATCTGCTGTAAACCTCACTGATATCTGGAAAGACAGAGGGATCTCAAGGAACACCAAGATCCATATAATGAATGCTTTGGTCTTTCCAATCGCTACATACGGGTCTGAGACGTGGGGTCTTGGAGCAGTAGACAGAAAGAAAATCCATGCTTTTGAAATGTGGTGTTGGAGGAGGATGCTGAGGATATCATGGAAGGAACGTAAGTCAAATGATTTTGTCAAGAACCAAATTGGAGCTAAGGTTACCTTATGTCAGAAGATAGATAAGAACAAGCTGCAGtattttggacacatttctAGGAGAGAAGGTGACAACTTGGAGAGGAACATTACCCAAGGTCATGTTGAGGGTCAACGAAAACGTGGTAGGCCAAAAGTTCGATGGGCTGACGGGATAAAAGAGATCACCGGCATGAACATCTGCGCAGCTCACCGATATGCCCAGGATAGAAGTGGTTGGAACGTCATCATCAATAGGGTCACAAAGGGTCAGTCATGA